One window of the Nothobranchius furzeri strain GRZ-AD chromosome 3, NfurGRZ-RIMD1, whole genome shotgun sequence genome contains the following:
- the nicn1 gene encoding nicolin-1 isoform X1: MKMNDSTDGREPVSCTVKPPVQLHIRDSKAEPVPSGVCVVDVTPHSGKPISIEDITFKNFYTAYLTVRLLRRSSALEGPAKWCTAVKDLPLMDNPHTEGGSQDYFSIHRTQMQMEPDHVVSVRLILRQPSSAWLTFNLEEIQIFPHMEPDTKKEASDWLSDLILVDEHPDLESLPDPQTVSSSIQQMWALTEVMQTNQTTVSIGRFDVGGSYDINLLSLT, translated from the exons ATG AAGATGAACGATAGCACTGATGGAAGAGAGCCGGTGAGCTGCACCGTCAAACCTCCGGTCCAGCTGCACATCAGAGACTCTAAAGCAGAACCAGTTCCATCAGGTGTCTGTGTGGTCGATGTCACCCCCCACTCAGGGAAACCCATCAGT ATTGAAGACATCACCTTTAAGAACTTCTACACGGCCTACCTGACGGTCCGGCTGCTGAGGAGGAGCTCTGCACTGGAAGGACCTGCTAAGTGGTGCACTGCTGTGAAGGACCTGCCTCTGATGGACAACCCCCACACTGAGGGGGGGTCCCAGGACTACTTCTCCATCCACAGGACTCAG ATGCAGATGGAACCGGATCATGTGGTGTCTGTAAGACTGATCCTGAGACAGCCGTCCTCTGCCTGGCTGACCTTTAACCTGGAAGAAATCCAAATATTCCCACACATGGAACCA GACACAAAGAAGGAGGCTTCTGATTGGTTGTCTGACTTGATCCTCGTGGATGAACATCCTGATCTGGAG AGTCTCCCAGACCCACAGACCGTCTCCTCCAGCATCCAGCAGATGTGGGCTCTGACTGAGGTGATGCAGACCAACCAGACCACCGTCTCCATCGGACGCTTCGAC GTGGGTGGAAGCTACGATATCAACCTCCTGTCTCTGACCTGA
- the nicn1 gene encoding nicolin-1 isoform X2, with protein sequence MMNDSTDGREPVSCTVKPPVQLHIRDSKAEPVPSGVCVVDVTPHSGKPISIEDITFKNFYTAYLTVRLLRRSSALEGPAKWCTAVKDLPLMDNPHTEGGSQDYFSIHRTQMQMEPDHVVSVRLILRQPSSAWLTFNLEEIQIFPHMEPDTKKEASDWLSDLILVDEHPDLESLPDPQTVSSSIQQMWALTEVMQTNQTTVSIGRFDVGGSYDINLLSLT encoded by the exons ATG ATGAACGATAGCACTGATGGAAGAGAGCCGGTGAGCTGCACCGTCAAACCTCCGGTCCAGCTGCACATCAGAGACTCTAAAGCAGAACCAGTTCCATCAGGTGTCTGTGTGGTCGATGTCACCCCCCACTCAGGGAAACCCATCAGT ATTGAAGACATCACCTTTAAGAACTTCTACACGGCCTACCTGACGGTCCGGCTGCTGAGGAGGAGCTCTGCACTGGAAGGACCTGCTAAGTGGTGCACTGCTGTGAAGGACCTGCCTCTGATGGACAACCCCCACACTGAGGGGGGGTCCCAGGACTACTTCTCCATCCACAGGACTCAG ATGCAGATGGAACCGGATCATGTGGTGTCTGTAAGACTGATCCTGAGACAGCCGTCCTCTGCCTGGCTGACCTTTAACCTGGAAGAAATCCAAATATTCCCACACATGGAACCA GACACAAAGAAGGAGGCTTCTGATTGGTTGTCTGACTTGATCCTCGTGGATGAACATCCTGATCTGGAG AGTCTCCCAGACCCACAGACCGTCTCCTCCAGCATCCAGCAGATGTGGGCTCTGACTGAGGTGATGCAGACCAACCAGACCACCGTCTCCATCGGACGCTTCGAC GTGGGTGGAAGCTACGATATCAACCTCCTGTCTCTGACCTGA
- the nicn1 gene encoding nicolin-1 isoform X3, which translates to MNDSTDGREPVSCTVKPPVQLHIRDSKAEPVPSGVCVVDVTPHSGKPISIEDITFKNFYTAYLTVRLLRRSSALEGPAKWCTAVKDLPLMDNPHTEGGSQDYFSIHRTQMQMEPDHVVSVRLILRQPSSAWLTFNLEEIQIFPHMEPDTKKEASDWLSDLILVDEHPDLESLPDPQTVSSSIQQMWALTEVMQTNQTTVSIGRFDVGGSYDINLLSLT; encoded by the exons ATGAACGATAGCACTGATGGAAGAGAGCCGGTGAGCTGCACCGTCAAACCTCCGGTCCAGCTGCACATCAGAGACTCTAAAGCAGAACCAGTTCCATCAGGTGTCTGTGTGGTCGATGTCACCCCCCACTCAGGGAAACCCATCAGT ATTGAAGACATCACCTTTAAGAACTTCTACACGGCCTACCTGACGGTCCGGCTGCTGAGGAGGAGCTCTGCACTGGAAGGACCTGCTAAGTGGTGCACTGCTGTGAAGGACCTGCCTCTGATGGACAACCCCCACACTGAGGGGGGGTCCCAGGACTACTTCTCCATCCACAGGACTCAG ATGCAGATGGAACCGGATCATGTGGTGTCTGTAAGACTGATCCTGAGACAGCCGTCCTCTGCCTGGCTGACCTTTAACCTGGAAGAAATCCAAATATTCCCACACATGGAACCA GACACAAAGAAGGAGGCTTCTGATTGGTTGTCTGACTTGATCCTCGTGGATGAACATCCTGATCTGGAG AGTCTCCCAGACCCACAGACCGTCTCCTCCAGCATCCAGCAGATGTGGGCTCTGACTGAGGTGATGCAGACCAACCAGACCACCGTCTCCATCGGACGCTTCGAC GTGGGTGGAAGCTACGATATCAACCTCCTGTCTCTGACCTGA